In Deinococcus proteolyticus MRP, a single genomic region encodes these proteins:
- a CDS encoding cytochrome P450, which translates to MTDHRLLATVQTLWSGAALADPYPLYRRLHGFADQSGLLRVPELGLNLAVSHAAVDTVLRSPHARSSEWGVSHSDGAQLLQHMMLFQNGAEHARLRGLVQKAFTPRVVEEQRGLVRELLQELLADLACQPGPVNLVSGLSGPLPGRVIMRMLGLSGADEERFLGWSDSVAELLGGADRSPALLARIDADAREMRGYFRDLAAELRARPQPGLLSALAAAEDGGERLSSEELLSNAVLLLTAGHETTSNLIPGGLLALHAQPDAWAALVADPRQPGVADELLRFVSPVQFDGRSLAAPLQLGETTLPAGSQVQLLLGAAGRDPQVFADPDRLDWTRPNAARHLAFAAGPHYCLGASLARLEITETFAALAGRFPELRVTDPRPPYKQNYVLRGPQELWVALH; encoded by the coding sequence ATGACCGACCACCGCCTGCTGGCTACCGTGCAGACCCTCTGGAGCGGCGCGGCACTGGCCGACCCGTATCCGCTTTACCGGCGGCTGCACGGCTTTGCTGATCAGAGCGGCCTGCTGCGTGTGCCCGAACTGGGGCTGAACCTGGCCGTGTCACATGCGGCGGTGGACACGGTGCTGCGCTCACCGCACGCCCGCTCGTCGGAGTGGGGAGTCAGCCACAGCGACGGGGCGCAGCTGCTGCAGCACATGATGCTGTTTCAGAACGGCGCGGAACATGCCCGGCTGCGCGGCCTGGTTCAAAAAGCGTTTACGCCGCGTGTGGTCGAGGAGCAGCGGGGGCTGGTGCGGGAGCTGCTGCAAGAGCTGCTGGCCGACCTGGCATGCCAGCCGGGGCCGGTGAACCTGGTGTCGGGGCTGTCGGGCCCGCTGCCGGGCCGGGTGATTATGCGGATGCTGGGGCTGAGCGGCGCAGATGAGGAACGCTTCTTGGGCTGGTCGGACAGCGTGGCCGAACTATTGGGCGGCGCCGACCGTTCGCCGGCCCTGCTGGCCCGCATCGACGCCGACGCCCGCGAGATGCGCGGTTATTTCCGCGACCTGGCCGCCGAGCTGCGTGCGCGGCCCCAGCCGGGGCTGCTGTCGGCCCTGGCCGCCGCCGAGGACGGAGGGGAGCGCCTCAGCAGCGAGGAACTGCTGTCCAATGCCGTGCTGCTGCTGACGGCGGGGCATGAAACCACCTCCAACCTGATTCCGGGCGGCCTGCTGGCGCTGCACGCCCAGCCGGACGCCTGGGCTGCGCTGGTGGCTGACCCCCGCCAGCCGGGCGTGGCCGACGAACTGCTGCGCTTCGTGTCGCCGGTGCAGTTCGATGGGCGGAGTCTGGCGGCGCCGCTGCAACTGGGCGAGACCACCCTGCCTGCCGGCAGTCAGGTGCAGCTGCTGCTGGGCGCCGCTGGCCGTGACCCGCAGGTGTTCGCAGACCCGGACCGGTTGGACTGGACCCGCCCCAACGCCGCCCGCCACCTTGCCTTTGCGGCCGGGCCGCACTACTGCCTGGGGGCCAGCCTGGCCCGGCTGGAAATCACGGAAACCTTCGCCGCGCTGGCCGGACGCTTTCCGGAGCTGCGCGTGACCGACCCCCGCCCGCCTTACAAGCAGAATTACGTGCTGCGGGGACCACAGGAGCTGTGGGTGGCCCTGCACTGA
- a CDS encoding AAA family ATPase yields the protein MHPVFWINGLFGVGKTQAAYALAQRLPGSFVCEPEQLGFAVRRMTPPQLRGDFQDVPLWRSGTRELLTRCALHGSSPVNVPMTLVNPAYFAETMGELRQSGIEVRHAALLASPETLRRRLRSRGEGSGSWGARQMERCLAGLLALDPADHLHTDGLTHTAVVEAIAEHFGLTLQPDTSSALQRR from the coding sequence ATGCACCCCGTCTTCTGGATCAATGGCCTCTTCGGTGTGGGCAAGACGCAGGCCGCCTACGCTCTGGCCCAGCGCCTGCCGGGTTCGTTCGTGTGCGAACCCGAGCAACTGGGCTTTGCAGTGCGGCGCATGACCCCGCCCCAGCTGCGCGGTGACTTTCAGGACGTTCCCCTGTGGCGTTCCGGCACCCGTGAACTGCTGACCCGCTGCGCCCTACACGGCAGCAGCCCGGTGAACGTCCCTATGACCCTGGTCAACCCGGCCTACTTCGCGGAGACCATGGGGGAGCTGCGGCAAAGTGGCATAGAGGTTCGGCACGCGGCCCTGCTGGCCTCGCCGGAAACCTTGCGGCGGCGACTGCGCTCACGCGGTGAAGGTTCAGGCAGCTGGGGAGCCAGGCAAATGGAGCGCTGTCTGGCTGGATTGCTGGCCCTAGACCCTGCTGATCACCTCCACACGGACGGGCTGACCCACACGGCTGTTGTAGAGGCCATAGCGGAGCATTTTGGCCTGACGCTGCAACCGGACACAAGTTCGGCTCTCCAGAGGCGCTAG
- a CDS encoding DUF6428 family protein — protein MTQPASSFPASVQSLSTAEFLDALRVQPQRPLEFWLHGERLVPAGYHLTEISAVSTEAVDCGGRVDRWRETVFQVMDGTPEEAERGFMTTRKALAIYDRVAGKITLDTSAPVRFEYGDLARPAVRYGVERLELSGERLTVHLSLPGVQCKAGDVCGLPAGLVTAGGELMVMNADTCEPGGGCC, from the coding sequence ATGACTCAACCAGCCTCCAGCTTCCCGGCTTCTGTTCAGAGCCTCAGCACCGCCGAATTTTTGGACGCCCTGCGCGTGCAGCCGCAGCGCCCGCTGGAATTCTGGCTGCATGGCGAGCGGCTGGTACCGGCGGGCTATCACCTCACCGAAATCAGTGCCGTCAGCACCGAGGCGGTGGACTGCGGCGGGCGGGTGGACCGCTGGCGCGAGACCGTCTTTCAGGTGATGGACGGCACGCCCGAAGAAGCGGAGCGCGGATTCATGACCACCCGCAAGGCGCTGGCGATTTATGACCGGGTGGCCGGTAAAATCACGCTGGACACCTCGGCTCCGGTGCGCTTTGAGTATGGCGACCTGGCCCGCCCCGCTGTGCGCTACGGTGTGGAGCGGCTGGAGCTGAGCGGCGAGCGGCTGACCGTGCACCTGAGTCTGCCGGGCGTGCAGTGCAAGGCAGGCGACGTGTGCGGCCTACCTGCAGGCTTGGTGACAGCCGGCGGTGAGCTGATGGTGATGAATGCTGACACCTGTGAGCCGGGCGGGGGCTGCTGCTAG
- a CDS encoding glycine--tRNA ligase: MPAQTMEELVSLCKRRGFIFQSSEIYGGLQGFYDYGPLGVELKNNIKNAWWRANVHERDDMEGLDASIIMHRLALRHSGHEATFNDPMVDNKKTKKRYRLDHLIKDQKADVLAKVAAGVNEAPENIAAVSARLMENPARAAELLVEAGVRDAFSGEVGEWTEPRPFNMMFKTSIGPVADEDSFGYLRPETAQGIFVNFKNVVDSTSRRLPFGIAQIGKAFRNEITPRNFVFRVREMEQMEIEFFCTPGTDEEWHAHWLEKRLTWWEEQGVPREKIIVEDVPKDDLAHYSKRTYDLMYDFPTLGHDEIEGIANRTDFDLGSHTKGQEELGLTAQVMENSDSVAKLTIPHPETNKPVVPFVIEPSAGVDRALLAVLSEAYCKETLENGNERTVLKLKPHLAPIKVAVIPLARNKPELVDLARRIKADLQKLGLGRILLEDSGNIGKAYRRHDEVGTPYCVTVDFDTAGLGENVDAALKGTVTVRNRDTLEQERVAIADLAAWLQAKLR, translated from the coding sequence ATGCCCGCACAAACGATGGAAGAACTGGTCAGCCTGTGCAAACGCCGGGGCTTTATTTTTCAGAGCTCCGAGATTTACGGCGGCCTGCAAGGCTTTTACGATTACGGCCCTCTGGGCGTAGAACTCAAGAACAATATCAAGAACGCTTGGTGGCGTGCCAATGTCCACGAGCGCGACGACATGGAAGGCCTGGACGCCTCCATCATCATGCACCGGCTGGCGCTGCGCCACTCGGGCCACGAAGCCACCTTCAACGACCCCATGGTGGACAACAAGAAGACCAAGAAGCGCTACCGCCTGGACCACCTGATCAAGGACCAGAAGGCGGACGTGCTGGCCAAAGTCGCCGCCGGGGTGAACGAAGCTCCCGAGAACATCGCCGCCGTGTCGGCGCGGCTGATGGAAAACCCCGCCCGCGCCGCCGAGTTGCTGGTGGAAGCCGGCGTCCGCGACGCCTTTAGCGGCGAAGTGGGCGAGTGGACCGAACCCAGACCGTTCAACATGATGTTCAAGACCTCCATCGGTCCGGTGGCCGACGAGGATTCCTTCGGCTACCTGCGCCCCGAGACTGCCCAGGGCATCTTCGTGAACTTCAAGAACGTGGTGGACTCCACCAGCCGCCGCCTTCCCTTTGGCATTGCCCAAATCGGCAAAGCGTTCCGCAACGAAATCACGCCCCGCAACTTCGTGTTCCGCGTGCGCGAGATGGAGCAGATGGAAATCGAGTTCTTCTGCACTCCCGGCACCGACGAGGAGTGGCACGCGCACTGGCTGGAAAAGCGCCTGACCTGGTGGGAAGAGCAGGGCGTACCCCGCGAGAAAATCATCGTGGAGGACGTGCCCAAGGACGACCTGGCCCACTACTCCAAGCGCACCTACGACCTGATGTACGACTTCCCCACCCTCGGCCACGACGAGATTGAGGGCATCGCCAACCGCACCGACTTCGACCTGGGCTCCCACACCAAGGGCCAGGAGGAACTGGGCCTGACCGCCCAGGTGATGGAAAACAGCGACTCGGTCGCCAAGCTCACCATCCCCCACCCTGAGACCAACAAGCCGGTGGTGCCGTTCGTGATCGAGCCCTCGGCGGGGGTGGACCGCGCCCTGCTGGCCGTGCTGAGCGAGGCCTACTGCAAAGAAACGCTGGAGAACGGCAACGAGCGCACCGTGCTCAAGCTCAAGCCCCACTTGGCTCCCATCAAGGTGGCCGTGATTCCGCTGGCTCGCAACAAACCCGAACTGGTGGACCTGGCCCGCCGCATCAAGGCCGACCTGCAAAAATTGGGCCTGGGCCGCATCCTGCTGGAAGACAGCGGCAACATCGGCAAGGCGTACCGCCGCCACGACGAGGTGGGTACGCCCTACTGCGTGACCGTGGACTTCGACACGGCGGGCCTGGGCGAAAACGTGGACGCCGCCCTGAAAGGCACCGTGACCGTCCGCAACCGTGACACGCTAGAGCAGGAGCGGGTGGCGATTGCAGACTTGGCAGCGTGGCTTCAGGCCAAATTGCGCTGA
- a CDS encoding histidine phosphatase family protein — protein MSRTLHLVRHAKPALDPARPSHEWHLAPGALDGLPALLETLSPRPEVVVCSTEPKAQATAEALAAALGVSCCTMLGLHEQLRYTVPLYSHPSDFQAAMRRFFQCPAEVVSGEESANIARERFTAALHAVMAVHLQSSVAVVTHGTVRSLYVAHANTGLDAYTLWQQQQLLDTLSVEWPGGRLLGLKRWTPGLLSPTP, from the coding sequence ATGTCGCGCACGCTCCATCTCGTCCGCCACGCCAAGCCTGCACTTGACCCGGCCAGGCCCAGTCATGAGTGGCACTTGGCTCCCGGTGCACTGGACGGCTTGCCCGCGCTGCTGGAGACTCTGTCTCCCCGCCCAGAAGTGGTCGTTTGCAGTACAGAACCCAAAGCGCAGGCCACTGCAGAGGCACTGGCAGCTGCGCTGGGGGTTTCTTGCTGCACCATGCTGGGCCTCCATGAGCAGCTGCGTTACACGGTGCCTCTTTACTCGCACCCCAGCGACTTTCAGGCTGCAATGCGCCGATTCTTCCAGTGCCCCGCCGAGGTCGTCTCCGGTGAGGAAAGCGCGAACATCGCCCGTGAACGCTTTACGGCAGCCCTGCATGCGGTGATGGCCGTTCACCTGCAAAGCTCCGTGGCTGTGGTCACGCACGGCACGGTGCGCAGCCTCTATGTCGCCCACGCCAACACCGGTCTGGATGCTTACACGCTGTGGCAGCAGCAACAGCTGCTGGACACCCTGAGTGTAGAGTGGCCGGGCGGCCGGCTTCTCGGCCTGAAGCGCTGGACGCCCGGCCTGCTCAGCCCCACGCCATAG
- a CDS encoding electron transfer flavoprotein subunit beta/FixA family protein: MKILTLIRQVPDAEARVKAAGGQMDLSGTTMVIDGMDEYGVEEALQLREGGADVEEIIGLAVGPAQTEDAVRTALAMGIDRAIHVETDGYLDPIAVSKIVATVAQEEGVSLILAGGQQADWDSQALGAATAERLGWPQATWTNDLALSGNTLSGKHDVDSGSENFQMDLPAVVTTQQGLNEPRYPTLPNIMKAKKKELRKDDLSRFGAEKKVQLVSSEIQTRSRKNQMIDGKDPQAAAQELLNLLRSEAKILN, translated from the coding sequence ATGAAGATTCTGACTCTGATTCGCCAGGTTCCCGATGCCGAAGCCCGCGTGAAAGCGGCCGGCGGCCAGATGGACCTGAGCGGCACCACCATGGTGATTGACGGTATGGACGAGTACGGCGTGGAAGAAGCCCTGCAGCTGCGCGAGGGCGGCGCCGATGTGGAAGAGATCATCGGCTTGGCGGTCGGCCCTGCCCAGACCGAAGATGCCGTGCGCACTGCGCTGGCAATGGGCATTGACCGCGCCATTCACGTAGAGACCGACGGCTACCTGGACCCCATCGCCGTGAGCAAAATCGTGGCGACCGTGGCGCAGGAAGAGGGCGTGAGCCTGATTCTGGCCGGTGGGCAGCAGGCGGACTGGGACAGCCAGGCCCTGGGCGCCGCCACCGCCGAGCGCCTGGGCTGGCCCCAGGCCACCTGGACCAACGACCTGGCCCTCAGCGGCAACACCCTGAGCGGCAAGCATGACGTGGACAGCGGCAGCGAGAACTTCCAGATGGACCTGCCCGCCGTGGTCACCACCCAGCAGGGCCTGAACGAGCCGCGCTACCCCACGCTGCCCAACATCATGAAGGCCAAGAAAAAGGAGCTGCGCAAAGACGACCTGAGCCGCTTCGGCGCCGAGAAAAAAGTGCAGCTGGTGAGCAGCGAGATTCAGACCCGTAGCCGCAAGAACCAGATGATTGACGGCAAGGACCCCCAGGCCGCCGCGCAGGAACTGCTGAACCTGCTGCGCAGCGAAGCCAAAATCCTGAACTGA
- a CDS encoding electron transfer flavoprotein subunit alpha/FixB family protein: MILIIAEHKDGQLSKSTAEMIQAARASGQSGPVTVLVLGSGVNEVANQAAQFADQVLVADRPELSVYNAETWTAAAAQIAQQGQANTVMIGGSRSGREYAPRVAVRLDAPYLEDAIALQAADGGLQSQRYSYLARVTETQQASAPTVVVTVKPGAFSPAAPTGQVAEQYDVELELPQPRLQVTGKNEEKLDRVSLSEADVIVTGGRGVGSAENFSTLVEGLADALGAGVGATRAVVDAGWRPYGEQVGQTGKTVQPGAYIALGVSGAVQHLSGMGKSKYIVAINKDADAPIFKVADYGIVGDVNEIVPALINASR; the protein is encoded by the coding sequence ATGATTCTGATTATTGCCGAACACAAGGACGGCCAGCTGTCCAAGTCCACTGCCGAAATGATTCAGGCCGCCCGCGCCTCGGGCCAGAGCGGTCCCGTGACCGTGCTGGTGCTGGGCAGCGGCGTCAACGAAGTAGCCAACCAGGCGGCGCAGTTCGCCGACCAGGTCCTGGTGGCCGACCGCCCCGAGTTGAGCGTGTACAACGCCGAAACCTGGACCGCCGCTGCCGCGCAGATTGCCCAGCAGGGTCAGGCCAACACCGTCATGATCGGCGGCAGCCGCTCGGGCCGTGAGTACGCCCCCCGCGTCGCTGTGCGCCTGGACGCTCCCTACCTGGAAGACGCCATCGCCCTGCAAGCGGCAGACGGCGGCCTGCAAAGCCAGCGCTACTCGTACCTGGCCCGCGTGACCGAAACGCAGCAGGCCAGCGCCCCCACCGTGGTGGTCACGGTCAAGCCCGGCGCCTTCAGCCCGGCGGCCCCCACCGGCCAGGTGGCCGAGCAGTACGACGTGGAACTGGAACTGCCTCAGCCCCGCCTGCAGGTGACCGGCAAAAACGAGGAGAAGCTGGACCGCGTATCACTCAGCGAAGCCGACGTGATTGTGACCGGCGGCCGTGGCGTGGGCAGCGCCGAGAACTTCAGCACCCTGGTCGAAGGCCTGGCCGACGCCCTCGGTGCCGGCGTGGGTGCCACCCGCGCTGTGGTGGACGCCGGCTGGCGCCCCTACGGTGAGCAGGTCGGCCAGACCGGCAAGACCGTGCAGCCGGGTGCCTACATCGCCCTGGGTGTCAGCGGCGCCGTGCAGCACCTGTCGGGCATGGGCAAGAGCAAGTACATCGTGGCAATCAACAAGGACGCCGACGCCCCCATCTTCAAGGTGGCCGACTACGGCATCGTGGGCGACGTCAACGAGATTGTCCCTGCCCTGATTAACGCCAGCCGCTGA
- a CDS encoding phospholipase A2, with protein MPAGLPRWAGAAALAALSSSLSACVPAVQPQAPSPALLSRAGAATALVKTLGWGTPEAFAAARPALEPLWPELDWAGNGCSAPTGLGLGYRAKFTPACTVHDFAYHNLRVLEPTADNRRASDEAFRRNLWAVCEREAAAAQPGCFSAAVAYYAAVRLSGSRRFAPNT; from the coding sequence ATGCCTGCGGGCCTGCCGAGGTGGGCCGGAGCCGCAGCACTGGCTGCACTGAGCAGTTCCCTGAGCGCCTGCGTGCCGGCTGTGCAGCCGCAGGCGCCTTCTCCCGCTTTACTCTCCCGCGCCGGCGCAGCCACGGCCCTGGTCAAGACCCTGGGCTGGGGCACCCCCGAAGCCTTCGCGGCAGCCCGGCCGGCGCTGGAACCGCTGTGGCCCGAGCTGGACTGGGCCGGCAACGGATGCAGTGCCCCCACAGGACTGGGGCTGGGGTACCGTGCCAAGTTCACGCCGGCCTGCACCGTTCACGACTTCGCCTATCACAATTTGCGGGTGCTGGAGCCGACAGCCGACAACCGCCGAGCCAGCGACGAAGCTTTTCGCCGGAACCTGTGGGCGGTCTGTGAACGCGAGGCGGCGGCGGCGCAGCCTGGCTGCTTCTCGGCAGCGGTAGCCTACTACGCGGCAGTGCGGCTCAGCGGAAGCAGGCGCTTTGCGCCGAACACCTAG
- a CDS encoding glucose-6-phosphate dehydrogenase assembly protein OpcA, translating into MTPPGLGRAAAPAGLKPRLSTVRGAEQAIGELWDSLGVQTRAATGNLVALTERAHLKKVEGALAGLQGRYAGRQIIGVLDGDDADEVQVTVSLVPQEGGRYVERLVLSAGEEQLRGAILPLLRPATLNYIWWAAERRPGGPLLTELTELADKVICDSLTLDISPGRHYALADLGWPRLSGWREALAQLFDRPEAARQLPGLSELRLTYAGQNPLPAQLYGAWVADTLGWPGLGTVTVESDDCGRENGDLCGVELSGAGTRFLLEAGEGGVIHARAEWSGGGFQSSLHLRRLPLTAGLAELLADARPHPAFERAWARVRAEPRWAAERQAR; encoded by the coding sequence GTGACCCCGCCCGGGCTGGGCCGCGCCGCAGCCCCCGCAGGTCTGAAGCCGCGCCTAAGCACCGTGCGCGGGGCCGAACAGGCGATTGGTGAGCTGTGGGACAGCCTGGGTGTGCAGACCCGCGCCGCTACCGGCAACCTGGTGGCCCTGACCGAGCGTGCCCACCTGAAAAAAGTAGAGGGGGCGCTGGCCGGACTGCAAGGGCGCTACGCTGGACGGCAGATTATCGGGGTGCTGGACGGTGACGATGCGGACGAGGTGCAGGTGACGGTGAGTCTGGTGCCGCAGGAAGGAGGGCGGTACGTGGAGCGGCTGGTGCTGAGTGCCGGCGAGGAGCAGCTGCGCGGAGCCATCCTGCCGCTGCTGCGCCCGGCCACGCTCAACTACATCTGGTGGGCGGCCGAGCGCCGGCCCGGTGGCCCCCTGCTGACCGAACTGACCGAGCTGGCCGATAAGGTCATTTGTGATTCGCTGACCCTGGATATCAGCCCTGGACGCCACTACGCGCTGGCCGACCTGGGCTGGCCCCGCCTAAGCGGCTGGCGCGAGGCACTGGCGCAGCTGTTCGACCGCCCCGAAGCGGCCCGGCAACTGCCCGGCCTGAGCGAACTGCGGCTTACTTACGCTGGGCAGAATCCGCTGCCTGCCCAGCTGTATGGCGCCTGGGTGGCCGATACCCTGGGCTGGCCCGGACTGGGTACCGTGACGGTCGAATCTGACGACTGTGGCCGTGAGAACGGCGACCTGTGCGGCGTCGAACTGAGCGGAGCCGGGACCCGTTTCCTGCTGGAAGCGGGCGAGGGCGGTGTGATTCATGCCCGGGCGGAGTGGTCTGGCGGAGGTTTTCAGTCCAGCCTGCACCTGCGCCGGCTGCCTCTGACCGCTGGCCTGGCCGAACTGCTGGCCGACGCCCGGCCCCACCCGGCGTTCGAGCGGGCCTGGGCGCGGGTGCGGGCCGAGCCGCGCTGGGCGGCGGAGCGTCAGGCGCGCTGA
- the zwf gene encoding glucose-6-phosphate dehydrogenase: MSAGKGKKSSSEAGAASPSATAPAKKATTKKATAGKEADGQAAGRKSREKASGRKPEKVTGAKGPQIPAAERTDAGVAERSPADGPASNPFREVMRRQSAPEPATLVIFGVSGDLARRKLLPAIFGLFQDGLLSSAVQILGVGRQEMLAGEFQSFVEQALRESSETDEIDEASLGAFLETLAYCAGDLAGPEVYGQIAALCSEHETSNALFYLSLPPSLFITVSDGLAAQGLHRQDEGWRRLVIEKPFGRDLESARDLQARLTRHWDESQIYRIDHYLGKETVQNLLAIRFGNAIFEPLWNRNLIDHVQITASEDLGLEGRAGYYEEAGAVRDMLQNHLLQLLALTAMEPPAPGSPDALRDEKAKVLQATRRITPETVDEVAVRGQYAAGTLYGERLAAYKDENGVDPDSRTATYVAVRLEVDNWRWQGVPFFLRTGKRLPKKVTEIAVVFKRPPLSIFPNVERNVLAFRIQPDEGVSLKISSKMPGQEMDLREVVMDFRYDAFGAPLESPYSRLLLDALTGDASLFPRAEEVMESWRIVQGLIDTWEGQGRPQLYTSGTWGPDDADRLMGEGRRWRRL; the protein is encoded by the coding sequence ATGAGCGCTGGAAAAGGCAAGAAGTCGTCTTCGGAAGCCGGAGCGGCCAGTCCCTCTGCCACAGCTCCAGCCAAAAAGGCAACCACCAAAAAGGCAACTGCCGGGAAGGAGGCGGACGGTCAAGCGGCAGGCCGGAAGTCGCGTGAGAAGGCCAGCGGCCGCAAGCCCGAAAAGGTCACGGGTGCGAAGGGCCCGCAGATTCCAGCTGCGGAGAGGACCGACGCCGGTGTGGCGGAACGTTCCCCGGCAGATGGCCCGGCCAGCAACCCTTTCCGTGAGGTGATGCGCCGCCAGAGTGCTCCCGAGCCGGCCACCCTGGTCATTTTTGGAGTGTCCGGCGACCTGGCGCGGCGCAAGCTGCTGCCGGCCATCTTCGGGCTGTTTCAAGACGGCCTGCTGAGCAGCGCGGTGCAGATTCTGGGCGTGGGCCGCCAGGAGATGCTGGCAGGCGAATTCCAGAGCTTCGTGGAGCAGGCCCTGCGTGAGAGCAGCGAGACCGACGAGATTGACGAAGCGAGCCTGGGGGCGTTTCTGGAGACACTGGCCTACTGTGCCGGCGACCTGGCCGGGCCGGAGGTGTATGGGCAGATTGCTGCGCTCTGCAGCGAGCACGAAACTTCCAACGCCCTGTTCTACCTGTCGCTGCCGCCCAGCCTGTTTATCACCGTCAGCGACGGGCTGGCGGCCCAGGGCCTGCACCGCCAGGACGAGGGCTGGCGCCGGCTGGTGATCGAAAAGCCGTTTGGGCGCGACCTGGAATCGGCCCGCGATCTGCAGGCGCGGCTGACCCGACACTGGGACGAGTCGCAGATTTACCGCATCGACCACTACCTGGGCAAGGAGACGGTGCAGAACCTGCTGGCCATCCGCTTCGGCAACGCCATTTTCGAGCCGCTCTGGAACCGCAACCTGATTGACCATGTGCAGATTACGGCGTCCGAGGACCTGGGCCTGGAGGGCCGCGCCGGCTACTACGAGGAAGCCGGCGCCGTGCGCGACATGCTGCAAAACCACCTGCTCCAGCTGCTGGCCCTGACCGCGATGGAGCCGCCCGCTCCCGGCTCGCCGGACGCCTTGCGTGATGAAAAGGCCAAAGTGCTGCAGGCCACCCGCCGCATCACCCCGGAAACGGTGGACGAGGTGGCGGTGCGCGGGCAGTACGCGGCCGGCACGCTGTACGGCGAGCGCCTGGCCGCTTACAAGGACGAGAACGGTGTGGACCCCGACTCGCGCACTGCGACCTACGTGGCCGTGCGCCTGGAAGTGGACAACTGGCGCTGGCAGGGCGTGCCCTTTTTCCTGCGGACTGGCAAGCGCCTGCCCAAAAAAGTTACCGAAATCGCGGTGGTGTTCAAGCGCCCGCCGCTGAGCATCTTTCCCAATGTGGAGCGCAACGTGCTGGCCTTCCGCATTCAGCCGGATGAAGGGGTCAGCCTCAAAATCAGTTCCAAGATGCCGGGGCAGGAGATGGACCTGCGCGAAGTGGTGATGGATTTCCGCTACGACGCGTTCGGAGCGCCGCTGGAAAGCCCCTACTCGCGCCTGCTGCTGGACGCCCTGACCGGCGACGCCTCGCTGTTTCCCCGCGCGGAAGAGGTGATGGAGTCGTGGCGTATCGTGCAGGGCCTGATTGACACCTGGGAAGGCCAGGGCCGCCCGCAGCTGTACACCAGCGGCACCTGGGGACCCGACGACGCCGACCGCCTGATGGGTGAAGGCCGGCGCTGGAGGCGGCTGTGA
- the gnd gene encoding phosphogluconate dehydrogenase (NAD(+)-dependent, decarboxylating) codes for MTATTNTAAMGMIGLGKMGGNMVRRLLLGGHRIVGLDRDAGVVADLAAQGMEGADSTADLLARLGEPGTRAVWMMVPAGPVTQSVLEDLASQMAPGDIIIDGGNSNFKDTMRRAEELRARGIHYVDVGTSGGVWGLQEGYAMMVGGDEAAVERLRPLLETLAPAADRGWGRMGPSGSGHYVKMVHNGIEYGMMQAYAEGFELMKAKTEFALDMAQIAELWRHGSVIRSWLLDLTAEALQSDTELSGVSDYVADSGEGRWTIIDSTEQGVPTPVITLATQMRFRSQQELSYAGQMLSVMRRAFGGHAIKTVEAHREEGLIPDINPADTSAAEQLGETGQQRVKDSE; via the coding sequence ATGACAGCAACGACGAACACCGCAGCGATGGGTATGATTGGCCTGGGCAAGATGGGCGGCAACATGGTGCGCCGCCTGCTGCTGGGCGGGCACCGCATCGTGGGTCTGGACCGGGACGCCGGCGTGGTGGCGGACCTGGCCGCGCAGGGTATGGAAGGCGCAGACAGCACTGCTGATCTGCTGGCCCGGCTGGGCGAACCCGGCACCCGCGCCGTGTGGATGATGGTGCCGGCCGGGCCTGTCACCCAGAGCGTGCTGGAGGACCTGGCTTCGCAGATGGCCCCCGGCGACATCATCATCGACGGCGGCAATTCCAACTTCAAGGACACCATGCGCCGCGCCGAGGAACTGCGTGCGCGGGGCATTCACTATGTGGACGTGGGCACGTCCGGCGGAGTGTGGGGTCTGCAGGAAGGGTACGCCATGATGGTGGGCGGCGATGAGGCGGCGGTAGAGCGCCTGCGCCCGCTGCTGGAAACCCTGGCGCCCGCTGCCGACCGGGGCTGGGGCCGCATGGGGCCGAGCGGCTCGGGGCACTACGTGAAGATGGTCCACAACGGCATCGAGTACGGCATGATGCAGGCCTACGCCGAGGGCTTCGAGCTGATGAAGGCCAAGACCGAGTTCGCCCTGGATATGGCCCAGATTGCCGAGCTGTGGCGGCATGGCAGCGTGATTCGCTCCTGGCTGCTGGACCTGACCGCCGAAGCCCTGCAGTCGGACACGGAGCTGAGCGGCGTGAGCGACTACGTGGCCGATTCCGGTGAGGGCCGCTGGACCATCATCGATTCTACTGAGCAGGGCGTGCCCACCCCCGTGATTACCCTGGCCACCCAGATGCGCTTCCGCAGCCAGCAGGAACTGAGCTACGCCGGCCAGATGCTGAGCGTCATGCGCCGTGCTTTTGGCGGCCACGCCATCAAAACGGTGGAAGCCCACCGCGAAGAGGGCCTGATTCCCGACATCAACCCCGCCGACACCAGCGCCGCCGAGCAGCTGGGTGAAACCGGCCAGCAGCGGGTCAAGGACAGCGAATGA